CATTGCTAACTACAAATTAAGAATAATGCCTCACACTATGTTAGAGTCAATATCTTATTTTATATTTTATCATATTATTGCAGAAATGAATTTGACATAGAATATATTAAGGAAATAGTAGAAGATAGCATACGCAAAATTAAATGATTTTTAGTAAAGTTTACTGACAGGAGATTCTTGTCAGTATTTTTTTATATTTAGAATACCACCGATTAAGGGTGGTGCTAACTTGAAAAATTATAATTGACATACATATTATCTTGTATTAATATATCTTTAAGATACATATATATAACTAAAAGATATATTATGGGGGAGTTAAAATATGAAGAGACAAAATGTTAGAAAATTGTTTTTAATAAGTTCAATGTTACTGTTTCCAATAACTATATATTATTTTTCACCATATTTAATTATTCAAGGAGCATTGGAAGGAGTAATTAATGGTAGTTTCATTATATTTCTTTTAATGTTAATAAGTTCTGTTTTTTTAGGAAGAGCATATTGTGGGTATTTGTGTCCAGTTAGCGGAATACAAGAATGTACTGTGCTCATTAATGACAAAAAAGCTAAACAGGGTTGGAAGAATAATATAAAATATGTAATTTGGCTAATATGGATAATAGGTATAATTCTTTGTTTTGTATTTAGCAAACAAAAATTAACGGTAGATTTTTTTTATATGACTGATCATGGAATATCAATATCAAATATATATGGATACATTATATATTACTTGGTAATACTTCTAGTTTTTATTCCATCTGTCTTATTTGGTAAAAGAATCTTTTGTCACTATTTTTGTTGGATGGCACCATTTATGGTGATAGGCAATAAATTAGGAAATCTGCTTCATATTAAAAAAATCAGATTAGAAGCTCACAAGGATAAATGTATAAATTGCCATATATGTGATAAGAGTTGTCCTATGAGCCTTAATGTTTCAGAGAAAGTTAATGTGGAGAAAATGGAGGACAGTGAGTGTATATTATGTGGAGCTTGTGTTGATAGCTGTCCTAAAAAGGCTATTACTTATAAAGTGAACTAAAGGGGATAGATAAGTGAAAAAAACAAGATATGTATTGCTTGGGTTGCTTCAAGAAGAAGAACTAAGTGGATATGAAATGAAAAAAATTATAAATATGCGAATGTCGTTTTTTTGGCAGGAAAGTTTTGGACAAATATATCCGGAACTTAGCAAAATGATGAAGGAAGGATTAATTGATTTTTCTAAGCAGGAACCATCTGATAAAATAAAACGTGAAAAAATAAGATATACAATAACTTCTAAAGGGCAAAAAGAGCTTAAGCAATGGATGGAAGCAGAAAATGAAAAGGATACTGCCAGAAGTGAATTGCTTTTGAAGATGTATTTATCAACTGATAAAAA
The window above is part of the Clostridium saccharoperbutylacetonicum N1-4(HMT) genome. Proteins encoded here:
- a CDS encoding 4Fe-4S binding protein, whose protein sequence is MKRQNVRKLFLISSMLLFPITIYYFSPYLIIQGALEGVINGSFIIFLLMLISSVFLGRAYCGYLCPVSGIQECTVLINDKKAKQGWKNNIKYVIWLIWIIGIILCFVFSKQKLTVDFFYMTDHGISISNIYGYIIYYLVILLVFIPSVLFGKRIFCHYFCWMAPFMVIGNKLGNLLHIKKIRLEAHKDKCINCHICDKSCPMSLNVSEKVNVEKMEDSECILCGACVDSCPKKAITYKVN
- a CDS encoding PadR family transcriptional regulator, with the protein product MKKTRYVLLGLLQEEELSGYEMKKIINMRMSFFWQESFGQIYPELSKMMKEGLIDFSKQEPSDKIKREKIRYTITSKGQKELKQWMEAENEKDTARSELLLKMYLSTDKNSEEMRKHIIKFKEEAEGKLELFKLFDADLKQNIEMHNNHKNILCVLNLGIRQTKLYVDWSNEMLELLNKDYE